CAGGCCGAATGCAGCCGGACCAGTGGCGCGCTGTCACGGGGCGGATCACCGATCTCGACCGCGTAATGCTCAGCCGCGCCATCTTTGGGCCGGAAGATATGCAGCCGGGATCTCTCCGACGATTCCAGCGGCAACCTCGCTGCGGCGACAGGATACATGACCGATTCGGCGGCGAGCGTCTCAAGCAGGGGCGACGCACTCAGCCGCGCCAACTCTGCCGGGGCCTCGGCCCGGACCATCACCACGGCGGGCAGAAGCTGGGCAGATTTCGCAAGTGCAATCGCGGCCATATGCGCCGTGGTATCGCCGCCGCGCAGCGGATGGAACGGGCCCTTCATCGGCGTCATCAGATCGCTTGACGGATCGGCGACGGCCCGCAGCCAGCCGAGGTCCATCCCGGCAGGTGCCTCGATCCGCGCCAGATCGCCGTCATAGATCTGGATCTTCAGGGTCTCCGCCCGCCGTGCCGTGATCGCGACGACGATGCTGCCCATCTCGCGCAGCGCGGTCAGCCGCTCGGGCCGCAGGGTCTCGATGGCCGCCACCAGCCAGCCATCAATACCGACCGCGAGCCCCATGCGCAGATCGGCGCGGGCGCGGGAAATCCGTTCGGAAAGGGTCGGCAGCAGGCTCATCTTGAAACAAACTGAAACATTTCTCGCCCCCGTGACAACAGCACGTGAGGATTTCGCAACATCGCTGGACGCAGCGTCCTTCGCAAGTCAGCTTCATGCGTGACAAAGCCAAAGGAGGCAAGAGTATGGCCGGACTGAAAAAGATTCTGTTGGTAGATGACGAAGAGGACCTGCGCGAAGCGCTGGCCGAACAGATGGTCGCGACCGAAGAATTCGACGTGTTCGAGGCAGGTACGGGCGCGGAAGCGGTCGAGAAATGCAAGGGCGCGATTTTCGATCTCGTCGTGCTGGATGTCGGCCTGCCCGACACCGATGGCCGCGAGCTGTGCAAGCGGCTGCGCAAGCAGGGCGTCAAATGCCCCATCGTCATGCTGACCGGGCATGATACCGACGCCGATACGATCCTCGGCCTTGACAGCGGCGCGAATGATTACATTACCAAGCCGTTCAAATTCCCGGTGCTTCTGGCGCGCCTGCGGGCGCAGCTTCGGACCCATGAGCAATCGGAAGATGCGATCTTCCAGCTTGGACCGTATACATTCAAACCCGCGATGAAGATGCTCATCGACGAGAAGGAGCGGAAGATCCGCCTGACGGAGAAAGAGACGAATATCCTCAAATATCTCTATCGCGCACAGGATGACGTCGTGGCCCGCGACGTGCTGCTGCATGAGGTCTGGGGTTATAACGCCGGTGTGACCACGCACACGCTGGAAACCCATATCTACCGCCTGCGCCAGAAGATCGAGCCGGATCCCTCCAATGCGCGGCTTCTGGTCACCGAAAGCGGCGGATACCGGCTGGTCGCGTAAGCGTGAGGGCGGGGCGGGAACCCGTCGCAGTCGACGGCGTTTTTACTCCGAAGCCCAGTGGTTCGGGGATACGGCCACGCCCTCAACGTCTCTGACAGCCCCGGCGAAAGCCGGGGTTCTTTTTTAACACGACTTGAAAACAATCAGCCTGACGGGTCAGGCGCGCTCTTTGGCTTTCACGGCGACAGGCGCATTCAGGTTGTCGCCAGGCAGGCTCAGATGCTGCACCAGTGCTTTACGATTCTTGAGATGCCGCGCAACCATCTGCCGACAGCGCGGGCCGCGGGCGATTGTCGCCGCCGGGATGGCTGTATCCTGCAGATCAAGTTCGGGAAAAATCGTCCGGATTTCATCCAGCGCATCGCCGCTGAGCGTTTTAAGCGCTTCCTGCCCTAACAGCAGGGTTTCCGCCATAGCGCCATTTGCCGTGACAATCTGATGATCGTCGCACAGGAAATGCCAGTATTCGACAGGATGCTCGTCCTCAATCACCGAGACGCCGTCCAGCGGCAGCAATTGTTTTGCTGAGACCAGAACGACATTCTCGCCAAAGACACGGTGAACGATCGTCGATGAAACCAGCATCCGATGCTGTGGCGAAACGATGAGATCGGTCGCAGGCACCCCCGACCCAAGCGCGTCCTTGCGGATCAGGATGGGACGTAGCTTTGGCTGCTTCGCCAGATCGGCAGATGTCAGACGACGGCGCCCGATCCAGCGGATTGGCTGCAAACCACTATGCAGCGTACGCACCAGATCACCTTTGCGCAGGGTTTCTACGGGGCGTTCTCCCGCGTCAGTCCCGATCAATGTGCCGCGGGTGAAGCAGACGACCTTCGTAAGGCTGACGTCATCGACGACGACATCTCTTTTGTCGGTAGCACTGACGTTGCCTGAGATGGTGATCCTGATCTTGGTAATGCCGGCAGGGATCGTGATTTGTCCCGCAGCGCTGGTGTCTGCTGCATAGGGCTTGCTTGGAGGATTATTATTTGAATATTGCGTACCTGTCGTGTCTGAGCCGCTCCCCGAAAGCAGCACGACCGGAGGGGTCGTCGAACCGGCATCTGGGACAGTTATGATTTCATACGAAATATTGGCAGAGCCGCCGCTTACTTCGTTAACCGCCAATCCGTAAAGGAAGCTGAAATCGTAAGTCTTCCCTGGCTTGACCTCAATTTCCTGCCAGATTGACCCACCACCAGTATTGCCGGCTATGTCAAAGACGGCAACCTTTGGGTTGTTATAGTAGCTCGTGTTTCCGTCGTAATTCCAGCCTGACAGAAGGCTGTTAAAATTTGGATTTACGACCAGATTGGGCGGCGGCATCGTTACTATACCTACTAACCAAAGCGATCCGAAGATCGTTACGCGAACAACGGGGAATGCGGGCCGGTGCTTGGCCTTCTGCCGCAATCTCCAAGCGCCGGAACTTTACAAATTTAGGGGTTTTGAGTCCATAAAATAAGGCGATTATCCCGTCTCGACACCTCAAGACGGAAGATGGGAGCTATTTTCTTTGATTATCAGAAGGATATGTGGCGGGTGATCTTGGAGCCCACGACTGCCGTGCATCAAATGGATACGCTGCACCTGGTATTTGGCTAGCCCAATGGTCGGGTTCGGACCCAACCTGTCAAAAAACCCCGGCCTAAGCCGGGGTTTCGGATCGGGCCGGTTCAGGCGATTTTCCTGAGCTCCGCTTTCACAGGCTGGTTCATATTGTCCCAACGAGTGCCGATCTGCGGTATCAGACATTTCTCATGTTTCAGATGCCGCGCAATCATCTTGCGGCAACGTCGGCCGTCTGCGATCTCTGCTGCGGGCACCGCGACGTCGTTTGAGGAATGCTCAGGGAAAATGGCGTTGATTTCTTCCAGCGACTCGCCGCTCATCGTTTTCAGCGCCTCTGGCCCCAGCAGCAGTGTCTCGGTCAGCGCACCATTGGCTTTGACGATCTGATGGTCGTCGCACAGAAAATGCCAGTACTCGACCGGCGCGTCATCCTCGACCACGGAAACACCATCGATCGGCAGAAGCTTGCAGGCAGGGACGAGAACCTGATTTTCGCCGAAAACCCGGTGAACGATCTCGGATGAAACCAGCATGCGATGCTGCGGCGAAACCACAAGATCGTTCCGGGGCGAACCCGGACCAAGCGCATCCTTCCGGATCAGGATCGGTCGCAGCTTGGGGTTCTTGCGAAGCGCCGCGCGGTTCAGCTTCTTATGACCAATCCAGCGGATCGGCTGCAGCCCGTTGCCGAGCGTTTTGACCAGATCGCCAGCCTGCAGGGTCTCGACAGCGCGCTCACCCGTATCGGTTTCGATCAGCGCGCCGCGGGAAAAACACACGACCGATCCAAATGCAACCTTGCCCAAGACGGCGTCTTGCCGGTTGGTGTCCATAGCACGGAGGTAAATTTTAACCCTGACCTTGGTAACGCCGGCGGGCATTGTAAAATTGTCGTGGATGAATACGTCGGCAGCCTGTCCAGTTGTGCCATTATAGCTTGGCCGGCTGTCGGACGCGGAACCAGTCTTATAGACCTCGGGTGGGGCCGAGGATCCGGGTTCCGGGACAGCGGTAATCTCCCATTTTATACTGACGGGCATAGTCTCATTGGCCGCTAAAACGCTTGATAGCCCGAAAAAGCAGCTGAAACCGTAAAGCTTACCTGGTCTGACATCTATGTCCTGCCAAACATATCCGCCGCCCGTTTTACTGCCCCCGTCGATGGTTACGGTGTTATAGCCCAAATTATGGGAGACATTTCCATCTGTCTGCCAGCCATTAAGTCCTTGATCGAACTCGGGATTCGTAATGAGATTATATACGGACATAATTTATTCAACCCGTCGTTAAAAATGAAATGAAAACAATGTCGTAGACAAGTAAGTCTCGCCGGACAGAATATGGACCAGCATGAGGTGCTACAATATTGGATGCACTTACAGGGTTTCGCGGCGGATTTTAATGGTGAACGTTGCTTTCACCTGCGGAAACGCGGTCAATTTCCCGCTATCAGGGCCGTTCAGGCGAAGAAATTCGTGGCAAATTAGGTAAATCGACGCAGGCGTCTGTGCGCGCGCAGAACAGTCTGAATTCCTGATCCATGCGCCTGGTGCGGGCCGATGCAGATCAGCCCGCGCCGGGACCGGGTCAGCCGATGGCCCGGTCCTTTGTTTCTGTCTTCACCATCAGCAGCGCCAGCGCGCCAAGCACCAGAAGCGCTGCGAAGACGCCGATGGCGAAGGCGAAGCCCTTGGCGAAGGCGAAGGTCAGCAGCGACGGCGCAAACAGCCCGCCCAGTCGCGCAACCGCCGAGGCCGTGCCCATGCCGGTGCCGCGCAGATTGGTCGGATAAAGCTCCGGCGTGAAGGCATACAAGGCCCCCCATGTTCCCAGCAGCGCAAAGCTCATCAGGATCAGCGAAAACGCGATCATGGCGGGGCTCAGCGACATGGTGAACAGGAAGCATCCGGCGGCGGAGGCGATCAGGAACCCCATCAGCGTGGCGCGCCGGCCCCATTTCTCCACCCCGTAAGCGGCCAGAGCGTAACCGGGGATCTGCGCCAATGCGAGGATCACAAGGAAGCCATAGCCGCGCACCCAGCCCATGCCCTCACCGGCCAGCCAGCCCGGCACCCAGATGAACACCCCGTAATAGGAAAGCGAGACAAGAAACCAGACCGCCATGATACCGATGGTCCGCGGCAGCAGGCTGTCCGACAGGATGGAGGTCGGCGCACCTTCCGGCGGCAGGGCAAGCGTCAGTTCCGTACCGCGCGGCAGCGTCTCGGCACCGTTGACGCTCAGCACGCGATTGACCACGCGCAATGCGTCCTCTTTGCGCCCGGTTTTCAGCAGATACATCGGCGATTCCGGCACCCAAAGGCGCAGGAAAATGCCGATCAGCGCGGGCAGGGCGGCGACAAGGAAAATCCAACGCCACGGTGCCGCCGCACCATTTACGCTGGCAATCCACGCCGTCAGCGCGACGACAATGGTGCCGATGGCCCAGAACCCTTCCAGAAACACCAGCCAGCGCCCCCGGTTTTTCGGCGGCAGGAACTCCGCCATCATCGCATAATCAACCGGCAGCGTGCCGCCGACCGCCACGCCGGTGAAGAAGCGCAGCGCGAGCAATATCGTGAAATCCCCCGCAAAGACGGAGGCGAGGCCGAAGACCGCATCGGCGGCGACGGTCAGCAGCAGCACGTTCCGCCGCCCGATCCGGTCCGCCACGCGGCCAAAGACGAAGGCACCGACGAACATGCCAAGAAAGAACAGCGTTCCGATCTGAAGCGCCACAGTACGTTCAATCCCGAATGTCGCGGCGACCGAGGGCGCGGCGAAGCCGACGGCGATCACCTGCATCGCATCTGCCGCCCAGACCAGCCCGAAAATTCCGAGAAGCCGTTTCTGGAAAGTTCCCGCGCCACCCCGTGCCAGCGCCTCGTCAATCGTCATTTTCATATTCTGTCCCCCGTTCACGGATGCGGTGTTGTAACTGCCTGAGTGCTATAGGCAAAGGTTTTAAAACGCCGCTCTCGACAGTCAGGGACGCTGTCGTTAGGGTCCGTGCGCTCACAGAAAGGCCGTCCATGTTCACCATCGCCACTTGGAATATCAATTCGGTCCGCCTGCGTGCCGGTCTGGTCGAACGCCTGCTGCGCGAGGAGGCACCGGATATTCTTTGCCTTCAGGAATGCAAATCCCCGGTCGATAAGATCCCGGTCGAGGGGTTTCGCGCGCTCGGCTATAACCACATGGTTGCCCGTGGTCAGAAGGGCTATAACGGCGTGGCCATTTTGTCGCGCCTGCCGCTGGAGGATGCCGGGGACCGCGACTATGCGAAGCTCGGCCATGCCCGCCATGTTGCGGCGCGGCTGGAAAACGGCGTGGTGATCCATAATTTTTATATTCCTGCGGGCGGCGATGTGCCGGACCGGGAGGTGAATGAGAAATTCGGCCAGAAACTCGATTTCCTGACCGAGATGCGCGATGTGTTTCACGACGAAAAGCCGCAGCGCTCGATCATGGTCGGCGATTTCAACATCGCCCCGCGAGAGGATGATGTCTGGTCGCATAAGCAGCTTCTCAAGGTTGTCAGCCACACCCCGATCGAGGTCGAACATCTTGGCGCGGCGCAGGACGCAGGCAAGCTGGTCGACATCACCCGCAAGGATATTCCCGAAGGTCAGCTTTACAGCTGGTGGTCCTATCGCAACCGGGATTGGGACGCGTCCGACCGTGGGCGGCGGCTCGATCATATCTGGGCGACGCCGGATATTGCCAATGCCGCTCACGGAAGCCGCATTCTGCGACCGCTCCGGGGCTGGGAGAAACCGTCGGATCATGTGCCGGTTTTTGCCAGCTTCGACCTGTAGCCACCCCTTTCGCGCAGGGGTGTCACGCCCCATATTGGCGTCAAACGAGAATTCGAGGTTCAAATGGCTGAAATGCTGATCGGAGAAAACACTGCGGCACCTGCGGCGGGGGATATCATCAAGGATGTGACCGAGGCCGACTTCATGAAAGAGGTCGTCGAGAAATCCCAGCAGGTCCCTGTGATCGTGGATTTCTGGGCGCCGTGGTGCGGTCCCTGCAAGACGCTCGGCCCCGCGCTTGAGGCGGAGGTGACGAAGGCCAAGGGCCGCGTCGTCATGGCCAAGGTCAATGTCGACGAAAACCAGATGATCGCCAGCCAGTTGCGCGTCCAGTCGATCCCGACCGTCTACGCATTCTGGCAGGGCCAGCCGGTCGATGCGTTTCAGGGCGCGCTGCCGCAAAGCGAGCTGAAGGCCTTTATCGACAAGCTCACCCAGTTGTCCGGCGACGATGGCGGTCTGGGCGAGGCGCTTGAAGCTGCCGAGGCGATGCTGGCCGAGGGCGCGCATGACGATGCCGCAGAGACCTTCGCCGCGATCATCGGTGAGGAGCAGGAAAACGCCGAAGCATGGGGCGGCCTCATCCGCGCCCGGCTCGCAGGCGGCGATGCCGATGCCGCTGCACAAGCGCTGGAGCAGGTGCCCGCCGCCATCACCTCCGCCGCGCCGGTGGAGGCCGCCCGCGCCCAGCTTCAATTGGCCCAGCAGGCCGCGACGGCAGGCCCCCTCGACGATCTGCGCGCGAAGGTAGAGGCCGATCCCGCCGATCAGCAGGCCCGCTTCGACTATGCAACCGCCCTGCATGCCGGAGGTCAGGTGGAGGAGGCCGTGGACCAGCTTCTCGAAAGCTTCCGCCGCGACCGCGAATGGAATGACAGCGCCGCAAAGGCCCAACTCATCACCATTTTCGACGCCCTGAAACCGACCGACCCGATTGCGCAAAAGGGCCGCCGCCGCCTGTCCAGCCTGATCTTCGCCTGATGCGGCGCGACTACGATCTGCCGACGACCCTGCCGCTTTTCGTCCTGCCGGGCGCGGTGCTGATGCCGC
The genomic region above belongs to Paracoccus sp. SCSIO 75233 and contains:
- a CDS encoding MFS transporter; translated protein: MKMTIDEALARGGAGTFQKRLLGIFGLVWAADAMQVIAVGFAAPSVAATFGIERTVALQIGTLFFLGMFVGAFVFGRVADRIGRRNVLLLTVAADAVFGLASVFAGDFTILLALRFFTGVAVGGTLPVDYAMMAEFLPPKNRGRWLVFLEGFWAIGTIVVALTAWIASVNGAAAPWRWIFLVAALPALIGIFLRLWVPESPMYLLKTGRKEDALRVVNRVLSVNGAETLPRGTELTLALPPEGAPTSILSDSLLPRTIGIMAVWFLVSLSYYGVFIWVPGWLAGEGMGWVRGYGFLVILALAQIPGYALAAYGVEKWGRRATLMGFLIASAAGCFLFTMSLSPAMIAFSLILMSFALLGTWGALYAFTPELYPTNLRGTGMGTASAVARLGGLFAPSLLTFAFAKGFAFAIGVFAALLVLGALALLMVKTETKDRAIG
- a CDS encoding Hint domain-containing protein, with amino-acid sequence MPPPNLVVNPNFNSLLSGWNYDGNTSYYNNPKVAVFDIAGNTGGGSIWQEIEVKPGKTYDFSFLYGLAVNEVSGGSANISYEIITVPDAGSTTPPVVLLSGSGSDTTGTQYSNNNPPSKPYAADTSAAGQITIPAGITKIRITISGNVSATDKRDVVVDDVSLTKVVCFTRGTLIGTDAGERPVETLRKGDLVRTLHSGLQPIRWIGRRRLTSADLAKQPKLRPILIRKDALGSGVPATDLIVSPQHRMLVSSTIVHRVFGENVVLVSAKQLLPLDGVSVIEDEHPVEYWHFLCDDHQIVTANGAMAETLLLGQEALKTLSGDALDEIRTIFPELDLQDTAIPAATIARGPRCRQMVARHLKNRKALVQHLSLPGDNLNAPVAVKAKERA
- the trxA gene encoding thioredoxin; protein product: MAEMLIGENTAAPAAGDIIKDVTEADFMKEVVEKSQQVPVIVDFWAPWCGPCKTLGPALEAEVTKAKGRVVMAKVNVDENQMIASQLRVQSIPTVYAFWQGQPVDAFQGALPQSELKAFIDKLTQLSGDDGGLGEALEAAEAMLAEGAHDDAAETFAAIIGEEQENAEAWGGLIRARLAGGDADAAAQALEQVPAAITSAAPVEAARAQLQLAQQAATAGPLDDLRAKVEADPADQQARFDYATALHAGGQVEEAVDQLLESFRRDREWNDSAAKAQLITIFDALKPTDPIAQKGRRRLSSLIFA
- a CDS encoding Hint domain-containing protein; its protein translation is MSVYNLITNPEFDQGLNGWQTDGNVSHNLGYNTVTIDGGSKTGGGYVWQDIDVRPGKLYGFSCFFGLSSVLAANETMPVSIKWEITAVPEPGSSAPPEVYKTGSASDSRPSYNGTTGQAADVFIHDNFTMPAGVTKVRVKIYLRAMDTNRQDAVLGKVAFGSVVCFSRGALIETDTGERAVETLQAGDLVKTLGNGLQPIRWIGHKKLNRAALRKNPKLRPILIRKDALGPGSPRNDLVVSPQHRMLVSSEIVHRVFGENQVLVPACKLLPIDGVSVVEDDAPVEYWHFLCDDHQIVKANGALTETLLLGPEALKTMSGESLEEINAIFPEHSSNDVAVPAAEIADGRRCRKMIARHLKHEKCLIPQIGTRWDNMNQPVKAELRKIA
- the ribA gene encoding GTP cyclohydrolase II, with translation MSLLPTLSERISRARADLRMGLAVGIDGWLVAAIETLRPERLTALREMGSIVVAITARRAETLKIQIYDGDLARIEAPAGMDLGWLRAVADPSSDLMTPMKGPFHPLRGGDTTAHMAAIALAKSAQLLPAVVMVRAEAPAELARLSASPLLETLAAESVMYPVAAARLPLESSERSRLHIFRPKDGAAEHYAVEIGDPPRDSAPLVRLHSACFTGDVLGSLKCDCGPQLHTALARMGEVGEGVLLYLNQEGRGIGLANKMRAYALQNQGFDTVEANHRLGFEDDERDFRIGAGLLREMGFSRVRLMTNNPRKVTMLATHGIEVVERVPLVLPTNRFNRAYLATKAAKSGHIL
- a CDS encoding response regulator transcription factor, whose product is MAGLKKILLVDDEEDLREALAEQMVATEEFDVFEAGTGAEAVEKCKGAIFDLVVLDVGLPDTDGRELCKRLRKQGVKCPIVMLTGHDTDADTILGLDSGANDYITKPFKFPVLLARLRAQLRTHEQSEDAIFQLGPYTFKPAMKMLIDEKERKIRLTEKETNILKYLYRAQDDVVARDVLLHEVWGYNAGVTTHTLETHIYRLRQKIEPDPSNARLLVTESGGYRLVA
- a CDS encoding exodeoxyribonuclease III, coding for MFTIATWNINSVRLRAGLVERLLREEAPDILCLQECKSPVDKIPVEGFRALGYNHMVARGQKGYNGVAILSRLPLEDAGDRDYAKLGHARHVAARLENGVVIHNFYIPAGGDVPDREVNEKFGQKLDFLTEMRDVFHDEKPQRSIMVGDFNIAPREDDVWSHKQLLKVVSHTPIEVEHLGAAQDAGKLVDITRKDIPEGQLYSWWSYRNRDWDASDRGRRLDHIWATPDIANAAHGSRILRPLRGWEKPSDHVPVFASFDL